GGCGGACTGGGAGCAGACCACCCTGCTGGCCGCCCTGCAACGCATCGCCGCCATGATGGACGCCGAAGACCTGGATGCCGCGCCCCTGCTCTCCATCGGCTCCGTGCGGGCATCGCCCGAGGCCCTGAAGAGCGTCCTCGGGCCAGAGGAGGAGGCGCCCTCCTGATGGCGTGCTCCCCGGGGGAAGCGGCCATCAACCAACCTTCCGGGGCGCGATGCCCCGGGGCGCTATGCCGTACGCCGGCGGGCGGCGCGGCGTTGCAGGCCCAAGAGGCCGAGGCCGGCCACCAGCAGGGCCGGCGTCAGGGGTTCCGGTACCTGGTGAGCGCGGGTCACCTGGAGGTTGTCCCACCACACGCTGTTGTCCGGGGTCGCCATCACCATGGCGCTGGTGATACCGGCGGCCTGCACCGAAAGGGTGGCCCAGGTGGGCCCGCCCGCGGGGTCTGCCACCAGGGTGTCGCCGGCAAACCCGAGGGCCGCGCCGCCGCCGGGGCCGAAGACGTACAGGTACCCCGTGTCCGCGTCGGCGGCGGCATCGGCGAAGTCGATGGATACCCCGTCCACCGCGGTGGAGAACTCGAACACGAAGCTTGCGCCGTTGAGGGACTCCAGGCTGCGGCCGCCGAAGCCCGCCGGCACCCCGCCGCCGCCATCGGCGAAGCGGAAGTCGGTGGCCGTGGGGTCACCCTGGCCGATGGTGACTGTCAGGCCCGCCGCGGTCACGTCATGGGGCGCGGTGTGGGAGGCCACGGCCTGGGATTCGAAATCGAAGCCGATGACGGTGGCCCACGCGCCGCCGGCGAAGCCGGTGAGGGCCAAGAGTACCAGTAATTTAATGCTTCTCATTGCAGGGCATCCCGCGAATAGTTGTTAACTCTCATGGCGATACGCGCCACCCGAAATGATGAAAGAGGAGCGCGTATCGCCATGTTCGTTCCCTCACCCCATCCCTGTACTCCGGGCATCCTGCCCTTCGCCCTGCGGGCCGCGCCAGGGCGCGTTCAAATCCGTTCCCGACGGATTTGTCCCAGAGGGAGAGGGGGAGTTCGTGCTTCGCGACTTTCACGTTAAAGGTCTGGGCCCGCAATTGACGGCGACGCCTCATGAGGCCGAGAAAACCGATGGCCGAGGCCAGCAGCCACACGGAGTTGGGCACGGGCACGGCCCCCACGCCGGCCGTCCGGGTGTTGACCGTGAGGTCGGCGATGCTGAACCCGGCACCCGTCCCGTCGAAACCGGCGAAGGTGAAGGTGCGGGCGAGCCAGCCCCGGGCCTCGAACTCCCCGCTGGCAGCCGCCGAGCCGGCCGTGAAGGCGAAGTCCCCCAGCACATCGCCATCACCGTAGATCCGCACGGCGGCCGGCTGCGCCGCCATGCCGGAGAAGTTGACCCGGGCGAGAGCCACCGGCGCCGCGCCGAAATCGAAGGTCAGGGACTCGCCGTCGCCCACCAGCAGCCCGGCGGCGGGGCCGGCGTTCGACACCCCGAGGAACCCGGTCTGGTACAAAGCGTCGCCGCTGGCCGTCACGGCCAGGGAGAGATCGCCGGAGGTCACCACGAGGGGTTCGCTCATACCCCAGCCCAGCAGATCGAAATCCACCAGGGCGGCGGGGGCCGCCAGGGGAAATACCGCCAGGGCGATGGCCAGGAGCCTGTGCTTGTTGCGGGTGAAGGACATGACGTTTCCTCGGTCTTCATCAGGGGACGTGCACCTGCGCGTCTCTCCGGTAGTTGACTGCAGCCTAGGGGGCTTTATAAGGAAACGCTGTGTCCGCAGTCACACAAAGCGTGAATATGGACACCTAACTTATTGAATGTGTGGCGAGTTGAGCGGTCAGCGTGTGACCCGGTCCACAGCGGGCGTTTCCGTTGCGAGCCCGGAAAGAGCACAAGGGAGGCCGACTACCCGGTCGCGGCCTCGGTGCGGGGAAGCGCGAAGGAGAGCAGGGCCGCCAGCACCAGGAAGGCGCTGGACCCCAGCAGACAGCCCGTCAGGCCCCACTGTTGATAGGCCCAGCCGGACAGCACCGTGCCCAACAGGCGCCCGCCGGCGTTGGCCATGTAATAGAACCCCACGTTCATGGCCACCTTGTCGTGGTCCGAATACGCGAGAATGAGGTAGGAGTGCACCGCCGAGTTCATGGCGAACACCACGCCGAAGACCGCGAGGCCCACCATCAACACCGTCGCCGGCGCCCAGCCGGCCACCAGGGCCGCGGCGATGGCCGCCGGCACCACGGCCAGCAGCCAGGCCAGAGTGCGCGCCGTGGCACCATCGGGACTGCGGGCCCGGTCCCGGCCGCGCAGGAAGCGGGGCGCCGCCGCCTGCACCATGCCGTAGCCGATGATCCACAGGGCCAGGAATCCCCCCACCGCGGAGAAACCCCAGCCCAGGCGGTCGTAGAGGAACACCGGCAGGGCCACCACGAACCACACGTCCCGGGAGCTGAACAGGAAGAACCGCGCCGCCGACAGCCAGTTGATCTCCGCGGTCTTGGAGAACACCCCCGAGAACTTGGGCCGGGCCTTGGTCTTGCCGAGGTGGCGGGGCAGCAGGACCACCATGAACACCAGCACCACCGCCAGGCCCCCCGCCAAGCCGAGGAGGGCACCGCGGAAGCCGATGAGGTCCAGCAACAGGGCACCGAGGAAGTAGCCGGCCCCCTTGAGGGCATTCTTGGAGCCCGTGAGGGCCGCCACCCAGCGGAACAGGCGCGTGTCGGCCCCATCGGCGACCATCAGCCGCACGCTCGCCTTGGCGCTCATCTTGTTGAGGTCCTTGGCGATCCCCGACAGGGCCTGGGCGGTCATGACGTAGGGTACCGTCAGCCACGCATCGGGCACCGTCAGCATGGCCAAGGCGAACACCTGCAGGGCCATGCCCATGTGCATGGTGAGGTTGAGGCCGATGCGCGCCCCCAGCCAGCCCCCGACCAGATTGGTGACCACGCCGAAGAACTCGTAGAACAGGAACAGCATGGCCACCTCGAAGGGGCTGTATCCGAGGTTGTGGAAATACAGCACCACCAGCATGCGGATGGCGCCGTCGGTGACGGTGAAGCCCCAATACCCGGCGGTGACCACCAGGTAGTTGCGCACGTCGACGGCCGGGGTCACAGCGCCATGGCCACCTTGCGCGCCAGTTCCATCATGCGGTTCACGTAGCCCCACTCGTTGTCATACCACGCCAGGATTTTGAGCTGGGTGCCATCCACCACCATGGTGCTGGGGGCGTCCACCACGGCGGAGCGGGGGTCGTTGGTGTAGTCCACGGACACCAGAGGGCGTTCCTCGTAGCCCAGGATACCGGCCAGCTCTCCCGCCGCCGCGGCCTCGAAGTGGGCATTCACTTCGTCGCGCTCCACCGGTCGCTCCATCTCGAGCACCAGATCCGTCAGGGAGGCGTTGAGCAGGGGCACGCGCACGGCGAGTCCGTTCAAACGTCCTTTAAGCTCAGGAAATATCTCGGTAATGGCCTTGGCGGACCCCGTTGTGGTGGGGATCAGGGACTGGCCGCAGGCGCGGGCGCGGCGCAGGTCCTTGTGACCGCGATCCACGATGGTCTGGGTGTTGGTGATGTCGTGGATGGTGGTCATGGTGCCGTGGCGGATCCCCACCTGCTCCTGCATGACCTTGATGACGGGGGCCAGGCAGTTGGTGGTGCAGGAGGCGGCCGTCAGGAGGTCGTGAACCCGGGGGTCGTAGAGGTGATCGTTGACCCCGTAGACCACGTTCAGGGCCCCCGCCACCGGGGCAGCCACCACCACCTTCTTCACCCCTTGCTCGAAGTAGGGCTGCAGGGCCTCCACGGTGCGAAAGCGCCCCGTGGCCTCCACCACGATGTCGCAGTCCGACCAGTCGGTGGCGGCGACGGCCGCGTTGCCGGTGTAGACGAGGCCCTGGCCGTCCACCGTCAGCCCCTGGTCGTCTCCGCGGCATTCACGATCCCAGCGCCCGTGGACCGAATCGAACACCAGCAGGTGGGCGGAACCGGCGGCGTCCGTCGCCGTCTCGTTGACCCGCACGAAGCGCAGGCCCTCCATGCCCCAGGCCGCTCGCAGGGCGAGGCGTCCCATGCGGCCGAAGCCGTTGATGCCCACCTTTGCCATAGAAATAACCTCCGTCGATCATGATCCGGCTGCGTGGACACAATATGTGCATATCCGTATTTCAGGCACATGACAGGCCGAGCGGTGGTCGCCACCCGACGACACGACAAGGCTTCGACGGACGCCCGTTTTCCGCTACCCTACGGTCCCCCCAACGGAATCCACTCGCCTGCCCCCGTGATCCTGGAACCCCTCGTCCCCGGCGACGACTCAGAACTACCCACGGTCACCGGCCCCGCCATCGAGGTGCGGGACCTGGTGACCCACTACGGGCCGCGACAGGTGCTCAAAGGGGTGGGCCTGACGGTGGAGCCCGGCGAGATCCGGGTCATCATGGGGGGCTCCGGCTCCGGCAAGTCCACCCTGCTGCGCTCCATCCTGGGCCTGCTCCGGCCTACCGCCGGCACCATCCGCATCCTCGGCGAGGAGATCTTCCCGCCACGCCGCGGGGCCCTGGAGACGGTGCGCAGACACATGGGTGTGGCCTTTCAAGGGGGCGCCCTGCTCAGCTCCCTGTCGGTGGGGGACAACATCAGCCTGCCCCTGCGCCGCCATACCCGGCTGGATGCGCGGACCATCCGCGTGATGACCCGCATCAAGCTGGAGATGGTGAACCTGGCGGGCTTCGAGGACCTCATGCCGGCCGAACTCTCGGGAGGCATGGTGAAGCGCGCGGCCCTGGCCCGGGCGGTGATCATGGACCCCAAACTGCTGTTCTTCGACGAACCCTCGGCCGGCCTCGACCCCGTGACCTCGGCCGAACTGGACGAACTCATCCTGCGCCTGCGCCGGGCCATGGGCATGACCATCGTGGTGGTGACCCACGAGCTGGAAAGCGCCTTCAAGATCGCCGACCGCATCTCGGTGCTGGGCCATGGCGAGGTCCTGGAGGAGGGCACCGTGGAGGCCATACGGGCCAGCGACAACGCGGAGATCCAGAATATGCTGAACCGCAAGCCCCGGGACGAGGCACCCGACCCGGAAGATTACCTCGACCGCCTCACGGGGGGTCTCTAGGGTGGCGCCGGTGAGGCCTCACATAACCAGTCCGGCCGGCCATCCCCCTGGCGGAGAACACTAGCCCATGCGTCGTTTCATCGACAGACTGGGGGACGACACCCTCTACTACGGCTCGCAGGCCGGCCTCATGTTCCGCGTACTGACGGGCGCCCTCACCAGCCTCGCGCGCCCGCCCTACGACCTGCCCGCCATCCTGCGCCAGGTCCATTTCATCGGTGCCCGCTCCCTGCTGGTGATCCTGGTGTCCGGCTTCTTCACCGGCATGGTGCTGTCCCTGCAGTTCTACAACACCCTGGAGCGCTTCGGCACCGTCGACCTCCTGGGCTCGGCGGTGGCCCTCGCCCTGCTCCGCGAGCTGGGACCGGTGATGGCCGCCCTGATGGTGATCGCCCGCGCCGGCTCCGCCATGACCGCCGAGATCGGCATCATGCGCACCAGCGAGCAGATCGACGCCATCGAGTGCATGGCCATCAACCCCCTCCAGTACCTCATCGGCCCCAAGATCATCGCCACTATCATCTCCCTGCCCGTCCTCACCCACATCTTCGACGTCATCGGCATCGTGGGCGGCTGGCTGGTGGCGGTGGTGCTCTTCGGCATGAGCCAGGGCGCCTATTTCGAAGGCATGTACGACGGCACCGAGTGGGCCGACGTCCACATGGGGCTGGTGAAGTCCGTGGTGTTCGGCCTGCTCATCGGCTGGATCGCCACCAGCAAGGGCTACCTGCTGCACACCGACCGCAGCGGTGCCTACGGCGCGGAGGGCGTGAGCCGCACCACCACCAATGCCGTGGTGCTGTCGGCCATCGCCATCCTGTTCGCCGACTACCTCATCGGGGCCCTATTGCTTTAGGCCATATTAACGTGAAAGTCGCGAAGCACGAACTCCCCCTCTCCCTCTGGGACAAATCCGTCGGGAACGGATTTGAACGCGCCTCGGCGCGGCCCGCAGGGCGAAGGGCAGGATGCCCGGAGTACAGGGATGGGGTGAGGGAACGAACATGGCGATACGCGCTCCTCTTTCATCATCTTGGGCGGCGCGTAGCGCCATGAGAGTTAAGCCGATGCCGGGGCACCCGGCGTTTCATTCTGGAGAACTGAACACCATGACCAGATTCAACACGGAAACGGTGGTGGGGCTTTTCCTGCTCGCCGGCATCGCCGCCTTCGCCTGGCTCACCATCGCCCTGGGGGACGTGGACGTCCTCGACGACCGGAGCTATACCGTCAAGGCGCGCTTCACCTCGGTGTCCGGGCTCAAGGAGGGATCGCCGGTGGAGATCGCCGGCGTACCCGTGGGCAAGGTGCAGGCCATCGACTTCGACCCCGGCCGCTACGAGGCCGTGGTGTCCCTGCGCATCCCCAACCATATCGAACTCCAGGACGACGCCATCGCCTCGGTGCGCAGCACCGGCATCATCGGCAGCAAGTTCGTCAAGATTACGCCCGGCGGGTCGCCGGACATCCTCGCACCCGGCGACGAGATCGTCGAGACCGAGGCCTCCGTCAGCCTCGAGGAACTCATCAGCAAATACATCTTCGAAACCAAGTAATCCACCACCGCCTCCCCCCATCCACCTACCACTACGGAAGACCGCCATGACAGCCATCACCATCCCCTTCATCCGTCGTCTCGGCCTCGCCGCCCTCCTGCTCCTCGGCAGCGGCCCGACGTGGGCCAGCGACGGGCCCCGGGAGGTCATCCGCTCCACCGTCGACGCCGTCATCGAGGTGCTCGCCGACGACTCCCTGGAGCGTGACCAGCGCATCGACAGGATCCGCCGCCTCATGCATGAGCGCTTCGATTTCCTCACCATGTCGCGCAGCGTGCTGGCCCGTAACTGGCGTGATGCCTCCCCGGCCCAGCAGGAACGTTTCACTGAGCTGTTCCCGGAACTGTTACTGCATACCTACATGGCGGGCCTGGAGGGTTATACGAACGAAGTGGTGGAGATCGAGGATACCCGCATGAAAGGCCAGGCCAAGGCCTCCGTGGCCACGAAGATCCTCTCGGGCGACAAGGCCATCCCCGTCTCCTATCGTCTGCGGGAGAACGATAGTGAATGGCAGATCTACGATGTCACCGTGGAGGGCGTGAGCCTGGTGAACAACTACCGGGGCTCCTTCGGCAGCATCGTCAGCAACGACGGCATGGACGGGCTGCTGAAGACCCTGGCCACCAAGGTGGAGGAACTGCGGCGACCCCCGGAGGGCTGAACGCCCGCTCCTTGCCATTCTCCCCGGGAATGGGGGTTACCGTAACGCTAAACCCGGAACGCGACACGGTCATCGACCCCGCCCATTCCTTGGGCACGAATGTAGGTCGGGATTCATCCCGACATTCAAACCGATTCGCCGAGGGGGCCTCCGGGGGCTCAACGCCTAAACCGGGCGCGGCGGGTGCCGCTATGGGGTGTATCCATCCATAGGAACCAGGCTCCCAAGGAGATATCGAGCCATGATCTTGCCGCGAATCACCAAGACCCTCTTTCTCGATCTGGCCATCTGGATGGTCGGCTTCGGGCTGCTCATCGGGGCCACCTTTCCCCTGTTCGCCCTGATGCTGGGGATCCGCCCGGAGCACGCCCTCAATCTCCGCTTCTACCTCGCGACCCTGGGTGCGGGGCTCGCCGCCGGCGGACTCAATTTCCTGCTCGCCCGCCTCGTGGTGAGGCCGCGCCTGGGTCTGCTGGGCCAGCGCATGCATGTGGTGGCGGACGCCATCCGCCAAGGCACCTACGACGACGACCAGCAGGCCTGCACCGTGGACCAATGCCTGGTGGATATGGACTCCACGGACGAACTCGGGGAGGCGGCCGGGGCCTTCAACGGCCTGGTGAGGGCCATCTTCCGCTCCTACGAGGTGGAGTCGGCGGTCAGCGACTTCTCGCGGGTGCTGTCCAGCGAGCTGGACGTGCAACCCCTGGCCACCCTGGCGCTGGACCAGCTCATGGGCCACACCGGGGCCGGGGCCGGCGCCGTGCTCGTCAACCAGGGCGGCGCGCTGACGGTGGTGGCGAGCCACGGCTTGGTGGACACCACCACCCTGGCGGCGAGCGACCACGTCCGCCGCGCCCTGCGCAGCGGCAGGATCGTCACCCTGCACTATCCTCCCGCCCTGAAACTGGAGGCCCTGCTGGCCGAGTTCGCCCCCCTGGAGGCCTACGTCACGCCCATCGACTTCAAGACCACACCCCTCGGCGTGGTGGTGCTGGCCACCGCGCAGCCCTTTTCACCGGATGCCTGCAAGCTCCTGGAACTTTTCCGGCAGAGCTTCGGCGTGGCCCTCAACAATGCCCTCGCCCATCACGACATGAAGCGCCTGGCGGCCCTGGACGCCCTCACCGGGACCTACAACCGGCGCTTCGGCCTGTCCCGCCTGCGGGAGGAGTTCAAGCGGGCGGTGCGCTCCAAGAGCCCCCTGGGAGTGATGATGGCGGACATCGACCACTTCAAGCCGGTCAACGACACCTATGGTCACCTGGTGGGCGACCGTGTGCTGATCTCCGTGACCCAGACCCTGCGCCAGGGCCTGCGGGATGGCGACGTGCTGGTACGCTGGGGCGGCGAGGAGTTCCTGGTCATCCTGCCCGGCGGCTCCATCGACGACTGCCGGCAGGTCGCCGAGCGCATCCGCCAGCGGGTGAAGGAGACCCGCTTCACGGACGAGGACCAGACCTTCCACGTCACCCTGAGCATCGGCGTCGCCTCCTATCCAGAGACCGATGTGGAGGAAGAGCAGCGCCTCGTGGGGCTGGCCGACGATGCCCTCTACGCCGCCAAGCACCAGGGCCGCGACCGCGTGGTGACCGACTCCGGCATCGAGCCCCGCCCAACCCCCTGACGAGGACCAGGCTCCGGAGCCCCGGGCGTGCCTTCAGGCCAGGGATGACCCTCCTCTCGACCTGTCGGCTCGGGGTGGCGGCCGTTGCGCCGGCTCCACGCTACGGGAGGCCGGCCTCCGGACCGGCCGGCTCCGCCGCGCAGGTGGCGCCGGCCCCCAGCCAGAAGTCCAGGCGCTTGCCCAGGAACTCGTGCCAGCCCATGTAGTGGGAACCGTCGCAGGAGAAGTTGAGGCCCACCATGCCGTTGAAGATGTTGAGGGAGCCGGAGCGCAGGTAGATGGTCTCGTCCATGAAGCGCAGGTCGCGAAAGGTATGGAACACCTCCGCCACCTGCTCCAGGGAGAGCACCGCCTCGTCGGGATAGGCGCGCTGAGGATAGGCCAGGCAGATCCCCGGGTCCGTGAGGTCCTCGTAGTCCAGCAGGCGGTAGCGGAAAGGGTCGTCCCGCAACCACAGGGTGGCCCGGGAGCTGGAGAAGTGCAGCTTGCCGTGGAACACGCCGTGGGCCGCCACCAGCTCCGTCACCAGGTCCAGCACCTCGTCGATGCGGGCATCCATGAGGCTCTCCACCCGTTGCTGGTTGAACAAGCCGCCGCGGATGGCCGGGTCGCCCTTGAGCTGCATCCACTGGTCCGGCTGCTGGTAGAGTTCCCGGGTCAGGGGCAGTTCCCGCAGGTCGAAGTCCGCACCCAGAAAGCCCAGCAGGGTGCCGTCCGCCCGCGTCAGGCGCTGCACCGCGGTCAGAGTGGGGCGCCGCCGGTTGCGGCTGATGTAGGCCGACGACATGGAGAACTCGGTGCCGGCCAGGGCCGCGGCCATGTAGGGCCGGGCGCTGCGATCCCGTCCGGCCTGGTCCGGATGGGGGCCTTCCGGGGATACATTGGCCGTTATCTGGTGGGCCCGCTGGTCGAGCACGTAGAGGTATTTGCAGGACGGCAGGGCGGCCAGAGCCTCCGCGAGCAGTCTCTCCAGGGCCTCCCGGTCGCCCCACGCCTCGCCGCAGGGGCCCACCAGCCGCGCCAGGGCCGTGGCCAGGCGCCCCTGGAGCAGCAGGCGCTGGCGGGCCACCGCCGTTTTCGTCGCTTCACTCATAACCTTCTCCCGAGGATGCCGTTGGAACACGCGCCCTGGGGCTGCGGCTGCACCCTCACCATGACCATGCCTCAGGGCCGGCGATGGCGCAACAGCCGGCCCGAGGACGGGGTTGGCCCGCCCCGGGCGCCATGATGCAGGGCGCGCGGCGGCCGTTTAGACTGGGCCCATGGCTGATCTGTTTGTCTACGGCACCCTCATGGACCCGGACATCATGGGCGCCGTGGCCGGACGCTGCCGCCGCCTGGCCGCCGCCACCCTTCCCGGCCATCGCCGGCTGGCGGTGCGGGACGCGCCCTACCCCGGCATCGTGCCGGCCCCGGCCCACAACGTGGAAGGCGTGGTCTACACCGCCATCGGCCCACGGGGCCTGGTGCGTCTCGACCGCTTCGAGGGCGAGATGTATAAGCGGGTGCGGGTACGGGTGACCCTGGCCAACGGCAGCCGCCGCACCACCTTCACCTACGTCATCAAGAGGGCCTTCCGGGACCGCCTCGAGCCGCGCGCATGGGACCCCGAGGCCTTCCTGGCGCACGACAAGGCGGCATTCCAGAAGCGCTACACGGGTTTCAAACGGACGTGACCCAGGGCGCCGCCCACCGCAGGGGGTCAGTAACGCGGTGACTCGAAGGCTCGCTGCTCCTCGCCCTCCACGATGGGCTTGACGAAGATCTCCACCCGCCGGTTCAACTGGCGGCCGGCCTCGGTATCGTTGGTGGCCCGCGGCTCACGCTCCCCCCGGCCCTCGGTGCGCAGGCGGGCCGCGGGCACGCCGGTGGCGACAAGGTAATCCGCCACGCTCTCGGCGCGGCGCTCCGACAGGCGCTGGTTATAGTCGTCCCGACCGACACTGTCGGTGTGGCCCACCACGTGCACGACGGTGCGCTCGTACTTGTCGATGACCCGGGCCAGCTTGTCCAGGGAGGGCCGGAAGGCGGGTTTGATGGTGGCGCGATCGAAATCGAAGGAGACCTCGGAATCCAGGGTCAGCTTCAGGGTATCGTCGCGCAGTCGCTCGACCTCCATCTCATGGGCCGCCCGCTCCTCGGCCAGGGCCGCCTCGAAGTCCTGTTGCTGGTTGTCCATGTAGTTGCCCACGGCGCCGCCGGCCAGGGCCCCCGCCGCGGCACCCACCCAGCGCCCGGCGGAGTCGTCCAGCTGGTGGCCGAGCACCGCCCCCGCCACGGCGCCGGTGGCGGCGCCTATCTTGGCACGACGGTTGGGATCATCGGTTGCACAGCCAGTGGCAACGGTGAGGGTCAGGGCGATAAGCATCGCCGCAAGCGGTCGGATATGGGTCATGGGCATCGTCATGGTTGCTGAACACGCTCCTAAGGTAACAAATCAAGCCGCCGCCTGCTCCTCCTCAAGGCGCCGCTGCAGCGCCTTGGGCGAGGCCGTATGGCGGGCCAGCAGAACGTAGGCCACGGGCACGATGAACAGGGTGAAGAGGGTCGCCGCCAGGGCGCCGTAGAGGATCACCGTGCCGATGACCGTGCGCGCCTCCTGGCCGGCACCGGAGGACAGCAGCAGGGGCAGGGAGCCCGCCGCGGTGGTGATGCCGGTCATGACGATGGGGCGGAAGCGCACCCGGCAGGCCTCCGCCAGGGCGGCGTGGAACTCGATGCCGTCGTCCCGCAACTGGTTGGCGAACTCGACGATGAGGATGCCGTTCTTGGCCGCCAGGCCCACCAGCATGATGAGACCGATCTGGCTATAGAGGTTCAGGGTCTGGCCGCTCAGATACAGCCCCAGCAGGGCCCCGGCCATGGCCAGGGGCACCGTGAGCATGATCACCAGGGGATGGAGCCAGCTCTCGAACTGGGCCGCCAGCACCAGGAACACCACCGCCGCCCCCAGCA
The Gammaproteobacteria bacterium DNA segment above includes these coding regions:
- a CDS encoding PEP-CTERM sorting domain-containing protein — encoded protein: MRSIKLLVLLALTGFAGGAWATVIGFDFESQAVASHTAPHDVTAAGLTVTIGQGDPTATDFRFADGGGGVPAGFGGRSLESLNGASFVFEFSTAVDGVSIDFADAAADADTGYLYVFGPGGGAALGFAGDTLVADPAGGPTWATLSVQAAGITSAMVMATPDNSVWWDNLQVTRAHQVPEPLTPALLVAGLGLLGLQRRAARRRTA
- a CDS encoding VPLPA-CTERM sorting domain-containing protein is translated as MSFTRNKHRLLAIALAVFPLAAPAALVDFDLLGWGMSEPLVVTSGDLSLAVTASGDALYQTGFLGVSNAGPAAGLLVGDGESLTFDFGAAPVALARVNFSGMAAQPAAVRIYGDGDVLGDFAFTAGSAAASGEFEARGWLARTFTFAGFDGTGAGFSIADLTVNTRTAGVGAVPVPNSVWLLASAIGFLGLMRRRRQLRAQTFNVKVAKHELPLSLWDKSVGNGFERALARPAGRRAGCPEYRDGVRERTWRYALLFHHFGWRVSP
- the arsJ gene encoding organoarsenical effux MFS transporter ArsJ — protein: MTPAVDVRNYLVVTAGYWGFTVTDGAIRMLVVLYFHNLGYSPFEVAMLFLFYEFFGVVTNLVGGWLGARIGLNLTMHMGMALQVFALAMLTVPDAWLTVPYVMTAQALSGIAKDLNKMSAKASVRLMVADGADTRLFRWVAALTGSKNALKGAGYFLGALLLDLIGFRGALLGLAGGLAVVLVFMVVLLPRHLGKTKARPKFSGVFSKTAEINWLSAARFFLFSSRDVWFVVALPVFLYDRLGWGFSAVGGFLALWIIGYGMVQAAAPRFLRGRDRARSPDGATARTLAWLLAVVPAAIAAALVAGWAPATVLMVGLAVFGVVFAMNSAVHSYLILAYSDHDKVAMNVGFYYMANAGGRLLGTVLSGWAYQQWGLTGCLLGSSAFLVLAALLSFALPRTEAATG
- a CDS encoding ArsJ-associated glyceraldehyde-3-phosphate dehydrogenase, whose amino-acid sequence is MAKVGINGFGRMGRLALRAAWGMEGLRFVRVNETATDAAGSAHLLVFDSVHGRWDRECRGDDQGLTVDGQGLVYTGNAAVAATDWSDCDIVVEATGRFRTVEALQPYFEQGVKKVVVAAPVAGALNVVYGVNDHLYDPRVHDLLTAASCTTNCLAPVIKVMQEQVGIRHGTMTTIHDITNTQTIVDRGHKDLRRARACGQSLIPTTTGSAKAITEIFPELKGRLNGLAVRVPLLNASLTDLVLEMERPVERDEVNAHFEAAAAGELAGILGYEERPLVSVDYTNDPRSAVVDAPSTMVVDGTQLKILAWYDNEWGYVNRMMELARKVAMAL
- a CDS encoding ABC transporter ATP-binding protein; the encoded protein is MLEPLVPGDDSELPTVTGPAIEVRDLVTHYGPRQVLKGVGLTVEPGEIRVIMGGSGSGKSTLLRSILGLLRPTAGTIRILGEEIFPPRRGALETVRRHMGVAFQGGALLSSLSVGDNISLPLRRHTRLDARTIRVMTRIKLEMVNLAGFEDLMPAELSGGMVKRAALARAVIMDPKLLFFDEPSAGLDPVTSAELDELILRLRRAMGMTIVVVTHELESAFKIADRISVLGHGEVLEEGTVEAIRASDNAEIQNMLNRKPRDEAPDPEDYLDRLTGGL
- a CDS encoding MlaE family lipid ABC transporter permease subunit; this translates as MRRFIDRLGDDTLYYGSQAGLMFRVLTGALTSLARPPYDLPAILRQVHFIGARSLLVILVSGFFTGMVLSLQFYNTLERFGTVDLLGSAVALALLRELGPVMAALMVIARAGSAMTAEIGIMRTSEQIDAIECMAINPLQYLIGPKIIATIISLPVLTHIFDVIGIVGGWLVAVVLFGMSQGAYFEGMYDGTEWADVHMGLVKSVVFGLLIGWIATSKGYLLHTDRSGAYGAEGVSRTTTNAVVLSAIAILFADYLIGALLL
- the mlaD gene encoding outer membrane lipid asymmetry maintenance protein MlaD; protein product: MTRFNTETVVGLFLLAGIAAFAWLTIALGDVDVLDDRSYTVKARFTSVSGLKEGSPVEIAGVPVGKVQAIDFDPGRYEAVVSLRIPNHIELQDDAIASVRSTGIIGSKFVKITPGGSPDILAPGDEIVETEASVSLEELISKYIFETK
- a CDS encoding ABC transporter substrate-binding protein; the encoded protein is MTAITIPFIRRLGLAALLLLGSGPTWASDGPREVIRSTVDAVIEVLADDSLERDQRIDRIRRLMHERFDFLTMSRSVLARNWRDASPAQQERFTELFPELLLHTYMAGLEGYTNEVVEIEDTRMKGQAKASVATKILSGDKAIPVSYRLRENDSEWQIYDVTVEGVSLVNNYRGSFGSIVSNDGMDGLLKTLATKVEELRRPPEG
- a CDS encoding GGDEF domain-containing protein produces the protein MILPRITKTLFLDLAIWMVGFGLLIGATFPLFALMLGIRPEHALNLRFYLATLGAGLAAGGLNFLLARLVVRPRLGLLGQRMHVVADAIRQGTYDDDQQACTVDQCLVDMDSTDELGEAAGAFNGLVRAIFRSYEVESAVSDFSRVLSSELDVQPLATLALDQLMGHTGAGAGAVLVNQGGALTVVASHGLVDTTTLAASDHVRRALRSGRIVTLHYPPALKLEALLAEFAPLEAYVTPIDFKTTPLGVVVLATAQPFSPDACKLLELFRQSFGVALNNALAHHDMKRLAALDALTGTYNRRFGLSRLREEFKRAVRSKSPLGVMMADIDHFKPVNDTYGHLVGDRVLISVTQTLRQGLRDGDVLVRWGGEEFLVILPGGSIDDCRQVAERIRQRVKETRFTDEDQTFHVTLSIGVASYPETDVEEEQRLVGLADDALYAAKHQGRDRVVTDSGIEPRPTP
- a CDS encoding PDC sensor domain-containing protein — encoded protein: MSEATKTAVARQRLLLQGRLATALARLVGPCGEAWGDREALERLLAEALAALPSCKYLYVLDQRAHQITANVSPEGPHPDQAGRDRSARPYMAAALAGTEFSMSSAYISRNRRRPTLTAVQRLTRADGTLLGFLGADFDLRELPLTRELYQQPDQWMQLKGDPAIRGGLFNQQRVESLMDARIDEVLDLVTELVAAHGVFHGKLHFSSSRATLWLRDDPFRYRLLDYEDLTDPGICLAYPQRAYPDEAVLSLEQVAEVFHTFRDLRFMDETIYLRSGSLNIFNGMVGLNFSCDGSHYMGWHEFLGKRLDFWLGAGATCAAEPAGPEAGLP
- a CDS encoding gamma-glutamylcyclotransferase family protein; protein product: MADLFVYGTLMDPDIMGAVAGRCRRLAAATLPGHRRLAVRDAPYPGIVPAPAHNVEGVVYTAIGPRGLVRLDRFEGEMYKRVRVRVTLANGSRRTTFTYVIKRAFRDRLEPRAWDPEAFLAHDKAAFQKRYTGFKRT